The genomic interval GGTGGCCATTACCAGCGAAAGCAGCATTGAGCAGCGGGCCTGTCAACACTATCCCGCTCTCTCCGGTCTTACCGACCTGCGTTTTGAAGCCAACAACCCTGAAAAACTGGCTCCCCAAATAGATGTGGCCTTTTTGGCCCTGCCCCACGCCGAAGCCATGGAAGCAGCGGTAGACTATCTGCAAAGAGGGGTTCGGGTTATCGATCTCAGCGCCGACTTTCGCCTCAACAGTCCCCAGCTTTACGAACAGGTGTACGGACGAAAACACATTGCTCCTCAACTATTGGCAAAGAGTGCTTACGGATTAACCGAGCTCAACCGTGAAGCCGTGACAAATACCGACCTGGTAGCCAACCCCGGCTGCTACCCCACCTGCGTATTACTGAGCCTGGCTCCCCTGTTTCAGCAACAACTGGCGGCAGATCCCATTATCATCGACGCCAAGAGTGGCGTCACTGGTGCTGGCAAAAAACTCAACACCCGCACCCAGTTTGCCGAAGCCAACGAAGGCCTCTCGCCCTACGGCGTGGGAGGCCACCGCCACCAGCCAGAAATGGTACAGGAGTTGGCCAAGTTAGGCGGTTACGCTCCAGAGGTGGTATTCACTCCCCACCTGCTGCCATTAAGCCGGGGTATGCAGAGCACATCCTACGTACCCCTCACTGCAGGAGTCAGCCGCCAACAGGTCGTGGAAGGATACCAGCAATTCTGCGAAAACGAACCTTTTCTCCACTTCCTGGGGGAGGATATTTTTCCCAATGTGCGTGACGTGCGGGGCTCTAATAATTGCCTGGTAGGTATCCATGTGGACAAGGAGTGCCGACGGGCCATTGTCATTGCGGTTATCGATAACTTGGTCAAGGGCGCTTCAGGTGCTGCGGTGCAGAACATGAACCTCATGTTTAACTACCCGGAAGAGGAAGGCCTGCGGGGTATTTTCCAGGTACTGTAAAGAAATGCAAGGGGTTGGCTGTGCGCCGAACACTGAGCTTGCTGGCTATAGTTATCCTGTCGCTTTTAGTGCTTTCAGCATGTGGTCCTCGTGACCCTCGCCCCTACTCGCCAGCACGGGGGAAGGACTTTGGAGTTCCGGCCCCCCACGCTCCTGGAACGCTCCGCCCCTACACCATTGACGGTCAGCGTTACTATCCTGTGGAAAGTGTTTCTACAGGGTTTCGTGAGCGAGGTATTGCCTCTTGGTATGGTCACCCCTTTCACGGCCGCAAAACAAGCAATGGTGAAACATACGATATGTATAAGTTTACCGCTGCCCATAAAACTCTTCCCATGAACGTCTACGTCCAGGTGAACAATCTGGATAACGGCAAATCCACTATCGTTCGCATCAATGACCGGGGTCCTTTTGCTCCCGGTCGCATTATTGATCTCTCCAAATCAGCTGCCGATCGCATTGATATGGTTAATTCCGGCATTGCCCAGGTGGAAATCATCGTGCTTGGTTACAATCTGCGGCAGCCTACTGGTCGAGTCGCCCGCTCTCAGTCTTCTGACTTCTATCGGTCACGGGAGATGGTGGAGCGGGGCAACTTTTCTCTGCAGGTGGGAGCATTTCGCAGTCACGACAGTGCTCAGGCCTATGCGGAAGAACTTCGCCAGCAGCACCCTCACGTTCAGGTGATTCCTCACAGTACTCCCGATGGCACTATGTACCGAGTTCGGCTTGGCCGCTTTACCAGCCTGGAGACTGCCGAGCTGGAGAGCCAGCGACTGCAGCGGCGGGGAGTAGAAAACGTTGTGGTAGCGCAATAAAATACCACTGGTGAGCGACATTACCGGTTTTTGCTTATATTCACCCTGCTTTCAATAACTACATTGCGGCCACGGGTTTCCTTGATCCCCAAGCTGGCCAGTAGGGAAAACAAACAGATGCCAAAGCAGAACCAAAGCCCGCGCCGGAAGTCTTCCATGTCGTACCACCGCACTCCCTCTACTACTGTTCCACTCCAGCCAATATCCATCACCATGCCAAAACCCGGTTGAATAATTGCCGCTCCCAGAAAGCTGCCAGTATTGACCATGGCAATTGCCATACCTGCTGACCAGGGCGGAACAATCTCACGAGCAGCGGGAAAGACAGCCACAAATCCTCCGGCACCAATACCCAGCAGGGTGTAGAGGGCAAATCCGGAAAGCCCCGGCCCCCAGGGGGTTATAATCAATGCCAGCCACACGCCGCAAGAGAGAGCACAGGAAAAGATAATCGGTGGTTTTCGTCGCCCCAGTCGATCAGTTATCAGTCCCATGAACAGGCAACTAAAGGCAAAACCCAGCAGTGCGGCGCTGGTATAATACGACGCTTGGGTTCGACTCAAACCATGAACCTGTTCCATCAGGGGTACTCCCCAGAGACCGGCAAAGGCCAGCAGACCACCCAGCATCCCTACATTCATCATCATTCCTGCCCAGATGCGGGGATTGCGGGATACCTGCACAAAGTCCTTCATCCAGGACTGTTGCCGAGCCGGATGGGACAGCTGTCCCTCAATCTGACGTATGGATGGCAGCCCTGCATCCTCTGGACGATTGCGCACCACGATCCAGCAGATGGCGGCCAGGGCAATGGACCCCACCCCCGCCAGGGCAAACACCAGGCGCCAGGAAAACACATCCAGCACCATTCCCAGCGGAGCCGCGGCCACAACGCCCCCCAGATTACCGATAAAAATCGTCAAACCACTGATTGCCCCGTAGTTACGCTCGCTAAACCACATGGCGTTGTTTTTCATAAAAGCGACAAAAACCACGGAAACCCCCAGTCCCACCAGCAAGCGACCCGTCATGGCAATAGTGTAGTCGGGAGCGAAGGCGAAGAGCAGGGAGCCAATTCCGGCCAGCACACTGCCCACAGTCACACAGATACGTGGACCCAGGGTGTCTGCCAGGATCCCCGAAGGAATTTGCATAGCAGTATAGACGTAGTAGTACGCTGCCGCTAGGGAACCCAGGGCCGCTGCCGAAGTACCGAAGGCCACCATCATATCACCGGCAATGACCCCCGGGGCCATGCGGTGGAAAAAGACCGAGATAAAGGCCAGGGCCAGCAGACTGTAAATGGTCCAGCGCAGACGGGAGAAACGCTGCAGTTCGGCACGGCTAATGGTGGAATCAGGCGAGTTCACGGGTTAACCGCCTGCCAAAGGATGCGCACAGCTACAATAAGCACCAGTATGCCAAAAATGCGCTTGAGTTGAGCTGCTGGCAAACGATGTGAAATGGCTACGCCCAAGGGTACTGCCAGAAAAGTGAAGGTGGCAATGCCCAGCAGGGCAGGCAAGTAAATGTAGCCCAGGCTCCATTCAGGCAGTGCAGCCACACTCCAGCCTGCCGTCACAAACCCCAGAGAGCCGGCCAGAGCAATAGGCAGCGCCAGGGTGATAGAAGTGGCTGCCGCATTAGCCATGGCCACATTGGAGGCCACCAGCAGGGGGATAATGACATTGCCCCCGGCAATACCAGCCATGCCGGAGACCACCCCCACAAAGAGTCCCGCACCCGCCGTTCCCGCTGGGCCGGGAAGCTGGCGACGGGGATCTGGTATCCAGTTACGCAGCATATTGGCAGCGGCATAAAGCAAAAAGCAGCCAATAAACAGTTGCAGTGCCAAGGCCGGCAGCAAACGGGCAATATGGCCACTGAAAAAAGCCCCTGCCAGAATATAGGGAGTCCAGCTGCGCACCACGGGCCAGAGAATGGCTTTACGTTTGCCCTGGGCCAGTATAGCTGAGAGAGAGGTGAATATAATGGTGGCCAGGGATGTGGCCACCGCCATTTTGATAGCCACGGCCTGGTCCATCCCCTGGGCCGTAAAATAAAAAAGCAAAGCCGGGACAATGATCACACCGCCACCCACCCCCAGAGTGCCGGCGAT from Desulfurispira natronophila carries:
- the argC gene encoding N-acetyl-gamma-glutamyl-phosphate reductase; translated protein: MIRAAIIGATGYTGAELMRILLFHPAVELVAITSESSIEQRACQHYPALSGLTDLRFEANNPEKLAPQIDVAFLALPHAEAMEAAVDYLQRGVRVIDLSADFRLNSPQLYEQVYGRKHIAPQLLAKSAYGLTELNREAVTNTDLVANPGCYPTCVLLSLAPLFQQQLAADPIIIDAKSGVTGAGKKLNTRTQFAEANEGLSPYGVGGHRHQPEMVQELAKLGGYAPEVVFTPHLLPLSRGMQSTSYVPLTAGVSRQQVVEGYQQFCENEPFLHFLGEDIFPNVRDVRGSNNCLVGIHVDKECRRAIVIAVIDNLVKGASGAAVQNMNLMFNYPEEEGLRGIFQVL
- a CDS encoding septal ring lytic transglycosylase RlpA family protein — encoded protein: MRRTLSLLAIVILSLLVLSACGPRDPRPYSPARGKDFGVPAPHAPGTLRPYTIDGQRYYPVESVSTGFRERGIASWYGHPFHGRKTSNGETYDMYKFTAAHKTLPMNVYVQVNNLDNGKSTIVRINDRGPFAPGRIIDLSKSAADRIDMVNSGIAQVEIIVLGYNLRQPTGRVARSQSSDFYRSREMVERGNFSLQVGAFRSHDSAQAYAEELRQQHPHVQVIPHSTPDGTMYRVRLGRFTSLETAELESQRLQRRGVENVVVAQ
- a CDS encoding MFS transporter, producing MNSPDSTISRAELQRFSRLRWTIYSLLALAFISVFFHRMAPGVIAGDMMVAFGTSAAALGSLAAAYYYVYTAMQIPSGILADTLGPRICVTVGSVLAGIGSLLFAFAPDYTIAMTGRLLVGLGVSVVFVAFMKNNAMWFSERNYGAISGLTIFIGNLGGVVAAAPLGMVLDVFSWRLVFALAGVGSIALAAICWIVVRNRPEDAGLPSIRQIEGQLSHPARQQSWMKDFVQVSRNPRIWAGMMMNVGMLGGLLAFAGLWGVPLMEQVHGLSRTQASYYTSAALLGFAFSCLFMGLITDRLGRRKPPIIFSCALSCGVWLALIITPWGPGLSGFALYTLLGIGAGGFVAVFPAAREIVPPWSAGMAIAMVNTGSFLGAAIIQPGFGMVMDIGWSGTVVEGVRWYDMEDFRRGLWFCFGICLFSLLASLGIKETRGRNVVIESRVNISKNR
- a CDS encoding sulfite exporter TauE/SafE family protein, which produces MDISAILFFALVGSCAGVIAGTLGVGGGVIIVPALLFYFTAQGMDQAVAIKMAVATSLATIIFTSLSAILAQGKRKAILWPVVRSWTPYILAGAFFSGHIARLLPALALQLFIGCFLLYAAANMLRNWIPDPRRQLPGPAGTAGAGLFVGVVSGMAGIAGGNVIIPLLVASNVAMANAAATSITLALPIALAGSLGFVTAGWSVAALPEWSLGYIYLPALLGIATFTFLAVPLGVAISHRLPAAQLKRIFGILVLIVAVRILWQAVNP